The following coding sequences are from one Candidatus Binataceae bacterium window:
- a CDS encoding VOC family protein has translation MKFDHLALPVANCKRSRDWYLKTLGFKVEFENPKTKTIAIQDQAGFTIFLNQVADKIAGAKCTLVIQVKDVDRKHRELVRKGIKFMNAPQKLMWGYGAELTDPDGYQINLWDKVSMRTKSGS, from the coding sequence TTGAAATTCGATCACCTGGCGCTGCCGGTGGCGAACTGCAAAAGGTCTCGCGATTGGTATCTGAAAACTCTGGGATTCAAAGTCGAGTTCGAAAATCCCAAGACCAAAACCATCGCCATCCAGGATCAAGCGGGATTCACGATTTTCCTGAACCAGGTTGCAGACAAGATTGCAGGGGCAAAATGCACCCTGGTCATTCAGGTCAAGGATGTTGATCGCAAACATCGCGAACTTGTGCGCAAGGGCATCAAGTTCATGAATGCCCCGCAGAAGCTGATGTGGGGATACGGCGCCGAGCTGACCGACCCCGACGGCTACCAGATCAATTTGTGGGACAAAGTCAGCATGCGCACCAAGAGCGGGAGCTAA
- a CDS encoding serine hydrolase domain-containing protein: MGQSQHAHQERELTIATQPNLTRTVQSIENGIAANLHLGAQLYVSRNGRTIADLALGEARHGVPMRPDHLTLWMSATKPVTAVAIGQMRDKGWLAFDDRVAKYIPEFAIKGKGPITIRHVLTHTGGFPRAVGPWRYDPWEKIIAEICDAPLEPGWIPGRDCGYHVASGWYVLGEIVRRLDGRPYHRYVREAIFEPLGMNDSWLGLPVDRYDDFSERIVPMHFADGNALPIPHMYKYFRDAPEALANCRPGGNGRGPIRELGRFYEALLEGGRNIISRETIETLTARHTVGLKDRIFNFPLDRGLGFVIDSKQYGPAAAWYGSRCSARAFGHAGYVSSVGFADPEYGLAIVLVFNGMLDAAPARHDARISAAIDAVYEDLKLG, encoded by the coding sequence GTGGGACAAAGTCAGCATGCGCACCAAGAGCGGGAGCTAACCATCGCAACCCAGCCCAACCTGACCCGCACCGTCCAGAGCATCGAGAACGGGATCGCCGCGAACCTGCATCTCGGCGCGCAGCTCTACGTATCGCGCAACGGTCGGACGATTGCGGATCTTGCTCTCGGCGAGGCGCGCCACGGAGTACCGATGCGCCCCGACCACCTGACGCTGTGGATGTCAGCGACCAAACCGGTAACCGCGGTGGCGATTGGCCAGATGCGGGATAAAGGCTGGCTCGCATTCGATGACCGGGTCGCGAAGTACATTCCCGAGTTCGCAATCAAAGGCAAGGGGCCGATCACTATCCGCCACGTCCTGACCCACACCGGCGGATTTCCGAGAGCGGTCGGCCCGTGGAGGTATGATCCCTGGGAGAAGATCATCGCGGAGATCTGCGATGCCCCGCTGGAACCCGGATGGATACCCGGTCGCGATTGCGGGTATCACGTCGCCTCAGGTTGGTATGTGCTGGGCGAAATTGTTCGCCGACTCGATGGGCGCCCTTATCATCGCTACGTGCGGGAAGCGATTTTCGAACCGCTGGGCATGAACGACTCGTGGCTGGGCCTGCCCGTTGATCGTTACGATGATTTCAGCGAGCGCATCGTGCCGATGCACTTTGCCGATGGCAACGCGCTACCCATCCCTCACATGTACAAATACTTTCGCGACGCTCCTGAGGCGTTGGCGAATTGCCGCCCCGGGGGGAACGGCCGCGGCCCGATTCGTGAGTTGGGCCGTTTCTATGAAGCGTTGCTCGAGGGAGGCCGCAACATCATAAGCAGGGAGACGATCGAAACTCTGACCGCCCGCCATACAGTTGGACTCAAAGATCGAATTTTTAATTTTCCGCTCGACCGCGGATTGGGGTTCGTAATCGATTCCAAACAATACGGCCCCGCAGCCGCCTGGTACGGAAGCCGTTGCTCGGCGCGCGCCTTCGGCCATGCGGGCTACGTATCCTCGGTAGGCTTTGCCGATCCCGAATATGGTCTTGCGATCGTCCTGGTCTTCAACGGCATGCTGGATGCGGCGCCGGCGAGGCACGACGCGAGAATCAGCGCCGCCATCGATGCTGTCTACGAGGACCTGAAACTCGGCTGA